The Actinopolyspora erythraea genome has a segment encoding these proteins:
- the macS gene encoding MacS family sensor histidine kinase gives MWRTLTTVSGSEHATPRGNTPGERDEPVPDGRIPLWRAHNGLRVMALVYAFTWFCILLPDYRSPVAASAIMAVMVCWTAFTIWRYSKPSGRTKTLVLLDQAVTMTLFGLCYFVLTEHQMDQGLPTVVTIWHASMVTAAAVRCGIPGGVASGAAAAAANFAMRGYIDANMWMDTVLHLAIGLLLGLASETAKRSTQRLARALRTEAATAERERLARDIHDSVLQVLSRVRRRGGELGGEAAELATLAGEQETALRNLISTGPAERGGTSTDLAARLRVLAGTRVNVSVPATEVTLPAETVSALFSVTSEALQNVEDHAGPEAHTWVLLEDLGSEVVLSIRDNGPGIPEGRLEEAATAGRMGVAQSIRGRVESLGGSITLDTSVGEGTEWEIRLTRADSRENEHAHGGERARGKH, from the coding sequence ATGTGGCGAACACTCACCACGGTCAGCGGTTCCGAACACGCCACCCCGCGCGGCAACACCCCCGGCGAACGGGATGAACCCGTCCCGGACGGCCGCATCCCGCTGTGGCGCGCGCACAACGGGCTGCGCGTGATGGCCCTGGTCTACGCCTTCACGTGGTTCTGCATCCTGCTGCCCGACTACCGCAGCCCGGTGGCGGCATCGGCGATCATGGCGGTGATGGTGTGCTGGACCGCCTTCACCATCTGGCGGTACAGCAAGCCGTCCGGACGGACGAAGACACTGGTGCTGCTGGACCAGGCCGTCACGATGACGCTGTTCGGGCTCTGCTACTTCGTGCTGACCGAGCACCAGATGGACCAGGGACTGCCTACGGTGGTCACCATCTGGCACGCCTCCATGGTCACCGCCGCGGCAGTGCGGTGCGGCATACCCGGGGGAGTCGCCAGCGGCGCCGCGGCGGCGGCCGCCAACTTCGCCATGCGCGGCTACATCGACGCCAACATGTGGATGGACACGGTGCTGCACCTGGCGATCGGCCTGCTGCTGGGGCTGGCCTCCGAGACCGCCAAACGTTCCACGCAACGCCTCGCGAGGGCACTGCGCACCGAGGCGGCCACGGCCGAACGCGAGCGGCTGGCGCGGGACATCCACGACAGCGTGCTGCAGGTGCTGTCGCGGGTGCGCCGGAGAGGCGGCGAACTCGGCGGGGAGGCCGCCGAACTCGCCACCCTCGCGGGGGAGCAGGAAACGGCGCTGCGCAACCTGATCTCCACCGGCCCGGCCGAACGGGGCGGGACGAGCACCGACCTGGCCGCGCGGCTGCGGGTCCTCGCGGGAACACGGGTGAACGTCTCGGTACCGGCCACCGAGGTCACACTGCCCGCCGAGACGGTTTCCGCGCTGTTCTCGGTCACCAGCGAAGCCCTCCAGAACGTAGAGGACCACGCCGGGCCGGAAGCCCACACCTGGGTGCTGTTGGAGGACCTGGGATCCGAGGTAGTGCTCAGCATCCGGGACAACGGGCCGGGAATCCCGGAAGGAAGGCTGGAGGAAGCGGCCACGGCGGGAAGGATGGGAGTGGCGCAGTCGATCCGTGGCCGAGTGGAGAGTCTCGGTGGGAGCATCACGCTGGACACTTCGGTGGGCGAGGGCACCGAGTGGGAAATCCGCCTCACCCGCGCCGACAGTCGGGAGAACGAGCACGCCCACGGTGGTGAACGGGCGCGGGGGAAACACTGA
- a CDS encoding response regulator, with protein sequence MTGSEISVMVVDDHPIWRDGVARDLSERGFRISATTGDAVSALRISRTVHPDVVLMDLNLGDTSGVEATRQITQEIPGTRVLVLSASGEHADVLEAVKAGASGYLVKSASVDELVDAVRRTAVGDAVFTAGLAGLVLGEYRRMAVTPGDADPEPPRLTDRETDVLRQVAKGLTARQIANKLVISHRTVENHVQSTLRKLQLHNRVELARYAIEHGLDQESESSPE encoded by the coding sequence ATGACTGGCTCGGAGATTTCGGTGATGGTGGTCGACGACCACCCGATCTGGCGAGACGGGGTGGCGCGTGATCTGAGCGAACGGGGGTTCCGGATAAGCGCGACCACCGGCGACGCCGTCTCGGCGCTGCGCATCTCGCGAACCGTGCACCCCGACGTGGTGCTGATGGACCTCAACCTGGGCGACACCTCGGGCGTGGAGGCCACCCGCCAGATCACCCAGGAGATTCCCGGAACCAGGGTGCTGGTGCTCTCCGCGAGCGGGGAGCACGCGGACGTACTGGAGGCGGTCAAGGCCGGGGCCTCCGGGTACCTGGTGAAGTCGGCCTCCGTGGACGAACTGGTGGACGCGGTGCGGCGGACCGCCGTGGGGGACGCGGTGTTCACCGCCGGGCTGGCGGGTCTGGTGCTCGGGGAGTACCGGCGCATGGCGGTGACCCCCGGTGACGCGGATCCCGAGCCGCCGCGGCTGACCGACCGGGAGACGGACGTGCTGCGACAGGTCGCCAAGGGCCTGACCGCGCGCCAGATCGCGAACAAGCTGGTGATCTCGCACCGCACGGTCGAGAACCACGTGCAGTCCACGCTGCGCAAACTGCAGTTGCACAATCGGGTGGAGCTGGCCCGCTACGCGATCGAGCACGGCCTGGACCAGGAGAGCGAGAGCTCACCGGAGTGA